TATCTCACGCCAACGTACACGACAAGTCTCGATTGGTTCGCGACGTTCATTGGATTCCATCGACGCGCGAAAGAGCTCACTCACGAAGACGCCAAACAGTACACACAAATCGAACGTGTCCATACTGAACGAGGCGCCATCGAGCGAACTGATGGCGCTCTGCTTGGGCTTGTCCACGTCACGCCACCGACGATGGCGCTCGCAACTGATGCGGAATGGGCAACGAAAGCGACGGCGTTCGAAGACTTCTGCAACACTGTCGTCGAATTCCCAATTCAAATCTATTCGACGACGCAGCCGTTTCCCGCAGACGAGTATCTCGCCCAGTACGAATCTAGACTCACCGATTCGGATGTGAAGGAGAACCCGAGACTTGCCGCACTCATCGAACACTACATCTCGTGGTACGCAGCAGACCTCGACGAGCGGCGGATGACGATTCGCGACCACTACGTCGTCGTCTCGGTAACACCCGCTGAGGTTCGCTTCGAGCGTGAGAGTCTCACCGAGAAACTCGCAGCCGTGCCTCTTCTCGGATTATTCGTCCAGGCACGATTCGCACCCCGCATCGAAGAGCAACGTGAGGCGATGTTCGATGCATTAGACGAACGACTGCGGCGAATCGAAGGCGGACTCCGTGGGATAGAAGGCTGTAATGCACACCGTGTCGACACTGGAGATGCGACGCAACTCATCTGTGAGTTCTGGGCAGGCGAAGAACGCGACTATCAGGATATCACTCGCGTGTTGCGGACGCGGCCACTCGTCGGAGGCCGCGAATGAACTGGAAGCGACTCCGATTTTGGCGTCGTGCTGAAGGTGAAAGCCGTGAGGGGAGTGGCGAGTCTGAGGCAGTCTCTGTCGACTACGAGACAGAACACGGTCGTCTCACGACCGCTTCGGACATCCATCAGACGATCATCGCGCCATCCGATATCGAGCGGACACCGAACGCGGTTCGAACGGGCGAACAGTGGGCGCGGACGCTCTGGATTGGCGAGTATCCTGATGCACCAGCTGATGGGTTGTTTGAGACGCTGTATTCGAGTTCAGAGACCCGAACGACGGATATCTCGCTTCATCTCACGCCACGGGATACACACCGGACACTCGACTCGCTTGAGAATCGTATCGAAGACCTCGAAGCCGACTACGAGTATCTCGAAGAAAAGCGACGGGCGGGCGCTCGCGGTATTCAAAAAGATCTCGAAGACTACCGCCAAATGTACGATGTTCTCCGGAATACGTCGATGAAGGCGTTCGACACGTCGATGTATCTCTCGGTTCGTGGACCCACTCCTAAAGAGATTCATTCAGACGCAGTCGCGAACACGGCACGACGTTCGCCTGCGAATCTCACGCCGATTACACCGCGATGGGCACAACTGGACTCGCTCGTCTCTGCGAGTCCAGTTGGCGTTGACCGACTCAACGACTCGATGCAGACTCGAACCCCGATGTTGGGAGGGGCGGTCGGTGCGATGTTTCCCTTCGTTGCAGGCGCGTTTGCCGAACCAGGAATTGAGTACGGAACGTACGCACTCAACGAGAGTCCACTCATCTTGGACCGATTCAACCGTGAGACGGGCTACTGTACGATGGTCATCGGTAAACTCGGCGCAGGGAAATCGTTCTCGACGAAACTCCAGCTCGTTCGCCGAGCGATGTACGACCCCGAAACGGTCATCATCATGCTCGATCCACTGCAGGGCTTTGCAGGTGTGAACGCCGCACTCGGTGGCGAGCGTGTGACAGTCGGGGGGACGCGTGGATTCAACCCACTCGAACTCAAGCCAACACCTGGAGACGTTCTCGCGGACGTCCCCGACCTCGATCCGTGGTCAGAGCAAATCTCGTGGGTGCTGACGTTCTTCGAGACGTTCTTCACCCACGTCGCGACCCATCCGCTCGGTGACCGAAAGCAGACACTTCGACGGGCGATTCAAGACGCCTACGAACGCAACGGTATCACCCGCGACCCAGCAACGCACAGCTGTGAGTCACCCACCGTACGAGACGTCATTACCGTCCTTGAGGACCTGCTTGATGACCCGACTACGTTTGGCTACGCAACCGCGGGCGAACAGCGAAGCGTTGCTGACGATGCTCAGTCTCTATTGAAGGACCTTCGACCGTCGTTTCACGAGGGCGGTGACCTCGCCAATCTCGCGAAACCAACGGAGTTCGACCTCGATTCGAGTGTCGTCTACCTCGACCTCCACCAAGAGGAGGGAACGCGCGGGCGGACAGAGACCAGTCTGATGATGCAGGTGTTGTTCAACGCCGTCTACGAGCGTGCGAAAGGCACTGAGAAACGCGTTGTGTTTGCGATTGACGAAGCCCACTATCTGATGAACGATACGACCTCGCTTGAGTTCTTAGAGACAGCAGTTAGACACAGTCGACACTACGACCTCTCGTTGCAGTTCATCACACAGACGGGCGGGGAGTTCGCTCTTACACCGGAGGCGCGGACGATTGCGAATCTCTGTTCGATGACGCTCATCCATCGCGTTCAAGAAGAAGCCGAGACGCTTGCTGACTGGTTCGGATTGAGTGAGCGCGAAGTAAACTGGGTACAGACGGCAAAGGCCGGTAACGACGAGGACGGCTATTCAGAAGCACTTCTCAATATCGACGAGGAGGGCTGGTTCCCGCTTCGGGTTCGTGCGAGCCCGTTCGAGGCAGACGTTATCGCGAATGGATTCTCGCAGAGGGATTTACCGGATTCATCGGTGGCTACGAAGCATGACATCCAGACGGTGACTCAGAGGAATGGCCAAACACTCTCAGTTTCTCAGTGTGACGGCGGCGAGGAGAACTCCACCGACCAGGAGATGCGGTGAGGTATCGATGAATCCGAACGCGCTCCCGATCGAACTTCGTCATCGCCCGCAGTGGGTCTGCTGGGCCTCTCGAAAGCGAGACGGCAAGCAAACGAAGGTTCCACTAAATCCTGCGAGTGGTACGTTCGCCTCGACTGCCGATGCAGCTACGTGGGGGACCTTCGACGAGGCGTTGGCTCGTGCTACTCAGAATGGTATCTCGGGAATTGGTTTCGTCTTCACCAGTGACGATCCGTATGTCGGTATCGACCTCGATGACTGTCGTGACCCCGATGCGGTGACGCTAAATGAAGACGCCATCGAGATTGTCAGGCATCTCCGGTCATATACTGAAGTCTCGCCATCAGGAACGGGAGTACATATTATCGCTCGGGGGACCCTCCCCAGTGGCCCACGTCGACGCGGGATGGTTGAGATGTACGACGAAGGCAGATTTTTCACGATGACTGGCAATCATTTGCTAACGACGCCCGAACAGATCTGTGAGCGTTCGCGCGTGATTCGAAGCGTCCACGCTACCTTCGTTTCCACCTCTGGATCAACTAATTCAGCGAGACTATCTACCAAGCAAACCCGTGAGCTAACGTTCACCCCGCAATTGGATGATGAAGAAATAATCCAACGAGCGCAGTCAGCAGCGAACGGTGAGAAATTCTCGGCGCTTTGGAACGGCGATATCAGTGGATACGACAGCCATTCGGAGGCTGATATGGCACTGTGTTGTTTGCTTGCGTTTTGGGCGAATCGTGACGCGTCTCGCGTCGATCGACTCTTTCGGCAGTCCGGGCTGGTTCGACCGAAGTGGGACGAGGTCCACTACGCTGATGGGGCTACCTATGGGGAACGGACGGTTGAGCGTGCCTGTGTCCATGTGAGCGAGCAATATTCCGAGTAAGGAGACAACCGACTGGTAACAGTCTGCCTGGTGGATTCGACACTCCTCTCGTCTCTGTCTTTCAGCTTCTGTTGCATCGTTGTGTCCTAAACCACACACGAATCGTGATGATTTCTAGAGGTTCTTCGCAGTGTTTATTATGTATCAATTTCACCGCCTTAACGATGTTATCCGGATGGCGGTACCGCGTCGTTAGCGTCGTCGGCGCCGCCAGCCTCACGGCCCTCGCGGTCTACTTTGCCAACCACGGCCTCGTACAGTGGCTGTTCACGACGTACGTTCCGCTGTTCAATCGCCTCGACGCGCACGTACTCGAAGGCGTCTCGCTCGATCGCGCCGTCTGGACGGCGGTTCTCGCGGTGCTCGTGAGTCTGGTACCGCTGTACAAACCGCGTCCGCGACGGATTCTGGATGTCGTTTCTCTGACACAAAAACACGTCCTCATCGCGGGACTCGCGCTCGCGACGTTTGGCTATTTCGAGTGGTCGCACAGACTCCCGCGGGCGACGCTCGTGATGGTCGTCGCAGTGCTTTTGATCGCAATGCCAACGTGGTTCGTCTGGATTCGGCGTCAACCCCCCGCAGAGTCCGGGCGGACAATCATCGTCGGCGACGACCCCACGCTCATCGACCGCATCGCACAGGAGGTGTCGCTACCGGTGCTCGGCTACGTCTGTC
This genomic stretch from Haloprofundus salilacus harbors:
- a CDS encoding VirB4 family type IV secretion system protein, translated to MNWKRLRFWRRAEGESREGSGESEAVSVDYETEHGRLTTASDIHQTIIAPSDIERTPNAVRTGEQWARTLWIGEYPDAPADGLFETLYSSSETRTTDISLHLTPRDTHRTLDSLENRIEDLEADYEYLEEKRRAGARGIQKDLEDYRQMYDVLRNTSMKAFDTSMYLSVRGPTPKEIHSDAVANTARRSPANLTPITPRWAQLDSLVSASPVGVDRLNDSMQTRTPMLGGAVGAMFPFVAGAFAEPGIEYGTYALNESPLILDRFNRETGYCTMVIGKLGAGKSFSTKLQLVRRAMYDPETVIIMLDPLQGFAGVNAALGGERVTVGGTRGFNPLELKPTPGDVLADVPDLDPWSEQISWVLTFFETFFTHVATHPLGDRKQTLRRAIQDAYERNGITRDPATHSCESPTVRDVITVLEDLLDDPTTFGYATAGEQRSVADDAQSLLKDLRPSFHEGGDLANLAKPTEFDLDSSVVYLDLHQEEGTRGRTETSLMMQVLFNAVYERAKGTEKRVVFAIDEAHYLMNDTTSLEFLETAVRHSRHYDLSLQFITQTGGEFALTPEARTIANLCSMTLIHRVQEEAETLADWFGLSEREVNWVQTAKAGNDEDGYSEALLNIDEEGWFPLRVRASPFEADVIANGFSQRDLPDSSVATKHDIQTVTQRNGQTLSVSQCDGGEENSTDQEMR